The genome window CTACTTGCCTCCTCACGCGGGGGATGTCGGATAGATTATATCACGTGCTTGAACAGGCGTCAAGGTCTGTGGGGACTTTCACAAGAATAAGATACACGCAGGTTCGTTTCCGTACACCTCGTGCGCGATTGACAACACCCTCGCAAATATGGCATACTGCTTCCGAAAGGAGGTGGTGCCCTATGGCAGACAAACGAGGTGATTGGGAGGGCTAGGCTGTTTTAGCCCGATCTGCCATGAACGGTGTGGCGAACCGTTTTAGCAGGGGGGTTATGAACAGCCGCCCTGGCTCGCCAGCCGACCTTCAGCGGGGCGTGAGCCCCGCTTTTCGTTTATCGCATGACCGATAGCACCACATCCGCCACCGCTTCTGCCATCAAGGGGTCATCGTTCAGCGAGGCCGCGCGGCGATACTGCACCCCCAACGATTTGCACTTCTGCCTCGCCTCGATATCCAGGTCGTAAAGCACCTCCAGATGGTCTGCCACGAAACCAATCGCGCAAAACACCATCTGGCGGTAAGTCGTGGTCTGCGCTATCTCCTTGATACGCTCCAGAATGTCCGGGCCCAGCCACGGCTCGCCGGTGGCACTCGCGCTCTGGAAGGCGAAGGTCCAGTTTGGCAATTCGAGAAGCCGTGCCACTGCTTGCGCACTGTCCAGCAGCTCGCGCTCGTAAGGGTCATCCCATTGCCGGATGCGCTCGGGCAGGCTGTGCGCGCTGAAAACCACCATCGTCTCTTGCGGTTTCCAGTCCGCCAGTGCCTCCTGCACCTTCTGAGCTACTGCGCGAATAAACAGGGGATGATTGCCCCATCGTTCCACGTAGCGCAGCTCCATGCCGGGCGCAACCTGCTGGTGCGCCTGCTCGGCATAGTCGATGTAGGTTCCGACGCTCATTCGCGAGTAGTGGGGCGCCAGCACTACTCCCACGGCCCGTTGCACACCGTCTCGCGCCATCTGCTCGACCGCCTCGGCGATGAAGGGATGCCAGTGTTTCATGCCCAGATACATCTGACCTGTCCAGCCGCGTTGGCGCAATGCCCTCTCCACCGCCGCCGCCTGCCGCAGGGTAATCTCCTGCAAAGGCGAGACCCCACCAATCGCCTGATAGCGACGCACGAGGTCTTCCAGCTGCTCTGGTGTAGGGGGGCGTCCTCGACGGATATGCGTGTAATAAGGCTCTACTTCTTCTATAGTGCGTGGCGTCCCGTAAGCCATCACCAGCACCTGCCACTCGCTCATCACACACCTCCTCTGCAATCTACTCTCAGTATACCCAGAAGGAAGGCTCTCCAAGCACAGCCACACTTCCCCTACGCATTCCTCCGCCGCGCAAAGGTGAACCGGCGCTCCATCCAGCAACGCCAGAAACAGCATAGCCTCGCTGCTGCTCGATGGCGCAGCCACCCCCTGAAGTGAATCCGTATGCCCAAGCTTCATCCTTCACTACCGGACAGCCAATCTCGGGGAGCGAAGCCGCTTTACCGACCACCACAGACCACACGTCACCCCCTGTCACTATGGCCCTTGCGGGTGTCAGGACAAGCATGAACGCCAGCACCCATGAGATGATGATAGCCGGTCGGAGTCTACTTGCCGCCAGGCGTGTCTTCATACGCGGAATGTCTCCTTTCCAAAGAGGCTTATACTATATCCACTTCTCTCTCCGCGAAGGTCCTTCGTGACGGGGCAGCGGACAGCATAACGCCACTCCTGACGGTACCGCTGCAAGCACCTGAAGAAACCACCTGTTTTTCGTGCTACCTCGCGAATGGCACGAATCTTGCACTATATAACATTGCGCAGGAGTGCGTGAACAAAAAAACTGGACACCGAAAAGATGCACCGGCTTGCCCGGTGACAGATACCGTCTTTCCGTTCAGACACTCACTCCTTCATTCCTGCGTTTCGCCCCGGCAGCGTCGGGGCTTTTTTTCATCTGGCTGGATTTCGCCGCAGAAGTATTGTATAATGCAGATGAAAAACCCGTACGTTAGTGGGAACCTGAACGCATTTTTCGGGAACATGGACAGCTTATCGAGCGTCTGAAAAAGCGGAAGTCGGCGCAGCGACTGCGGGAAAGGAGGTGTGGCATGGAGGCAGAGCGCCGGGTATCGCTGTTGTTCCCGCGAAGCTGGCAACTGGTCTCGGTCTACGTTCCGGCGAGCGCAGTAGATTACGTCAAAGAGCGTAACATGCAATACTGGTTATCCTTATACGAGCGCGACGCGGAACAGGCTCTGCAAATTGGAGAGCAGTTGGGACTGGTGATACCGCAAAAAGCAGCTTCTTGACAGGAGAACAACAGCATTGGAAAGCCCCAAGCACTGGCTTGGGGCTTCTTGTTTTGCTTATTTACGTACACGCTTCTGCCACTCGGGTGGCAAATCGATAAGTCCATAAATGCAATACGGCGCCCCCACCCGCACAGCCCATGCGGCGTCGCCATACGAATAGTGCCAGAACTCATCGCGGCAATTGCTAAAACCCGCTCCCAGCATCGCCTCCACCAGAATCATACGGTTGCGATGTGCTTCAGGTGTCAGACCCTCTATCCACGTCGGAGCTGCCTGCCAGCCAGTGAACGGGGACGTAACGTCCGCCGGTTTGCCGTTTGGCAACAGCAGCTGCACATCCACTGCTCCACCGGTGCAGTGTCCGGGCGGTGCTTTCTGGTCCACCGGCGCGAAGAAGCGGTTGGTCATACGGCGCAGGGTGGCATAGCTCCATTCGGGATGCTGCTCGCGCAGCTGGTTGAAGTAGCGCTCGTAATGCTCACGCTGCATATCGAGGGTACGGTAGGCGGTCGTCACGCGCAACCGATAGCCCGCTGGAAGCGATTCCTGCGCACGGTTGAGCATCTCCGCTACCGTCGCCCGCAGGAAAGGGATACACTTCCGCGCCACACGAACTCGCGGGCAGGCTTTGCGAATGTCCACCAGCGGCTCGCCACACTCCCGCAACGGCACTTTGTTCAACGCCGCGATGGGTTCGGGAGTGCCCTTCTCGCGCCAGTTGCTCATGGTTCCACCTCGCTCAAAGGATAACAACCTTCAAATACCAGCTCAGCGGCACCGGTCAAAGTCACCGGCGAGCCGGGTCGCCACTGCACATACAACACACCTCCGGGGGAGTACACCTCCACCGATTCCCCTGCCAGCCCGTGCAGTTGCGCCGCTACTGCCGCCGCACAGGCTCCGGTTCCGCACGCTAAAGTCTCCCCGGCTCCTCGCTCCCAGATGCGCATGCGCAACCGGGAAGGGCTTTCCACCACCGTCCACAACACACTGGTGCGCTGGGGAAACAGAGGGTGGTTTTCGATTAAAGGACTATCGCGCAGGAACCGCTCGTCGTCGGGTAGACTGTCGGTAAATATCACGCTATGCGTGGAGCCGGTGGAAAGAGACGTCACGTGGATGACGCCTCGCGACGTCGCGACAGGCAGATTCATGACCGGATAGGTCTCAGCCAGCACCGGCACGCGCTCCGGCTCGAGGTGAGGTTCTCCCAGTTCCGCCTTTACCCTGCCATCGGACAACAGCTCCACCTGTTTGTCGCCATCAATGGTCTCCACCACAAAACGGCTCCCTGCGACCAGCCCATGCACAACTGCCCATTTCGCCACACACCGCAAGCCGTTTCCGCACATGTCTTCAGTGCCATCGGGATTGAACATACGCATCCGCACGGCATGGCTCTTACCTCGCCCAACCACCAGCAAACCATCCGCGCCGATGGCAAACCGGCGTCGGCACAGACGCCTCGCCAGGTCAGACAGGCAAAGCGAGGAAACGCTCTCCTCCGCCACCACGACGAAATCATTGCCCACACCGTGCATTTTGGAGAACGGAAGAACCACCATCCTACTCCACGAAACCCGTCCGCCTTAACAAATCCATATCCACCCCGGCGCCCTCACGCCGGGTCTCCAGGTATCGCTCGATATACTTCGCCAGCATGTCGAACTCCACGTTGACCTCATCTCCCACCCGCCGCAGACCCAGCGTGGTGACCTTGCGAGTGTGTGGGATCAGCCATACGCTGAAATCACTGGCGCCCGTTTCCACGACCGTCAGGCTCACGCCGTCTACGGCTACCGAGCCTTTAGGAACCAGATAGCGCATCCACTCTCTATCCACACCGATAACCATCACCACCGCATTGCCCTGAGGCACGAGTTTTTGCACCACGCCGGTGGTATCCACGTGCCCCTGCACAAAGTGCCCGCCCATAGCATCGCCCACACGCAGTGCGGTTTCCAGATTCACCCTGTCTCCCGGCTTCAGTGCACCCAGGTTACTGCGCCTTAGCGTCTCCTGAACCGCCTCGAACCATAGCCGCTCTCCTTCCTTGCGAACAACAGTCAGGCACACTCCGTTGATTGCCACGCTATCGCCGACCTGCACGCCGGGAGCGGTTTCGGGGGCATGTATCGTCAGGCGCGCGCCATCCGCGCTTGCCTCCACTTGCGCCACCTTGCCCAGTTCCCTCACGATGCCGGTGAACATGACGAATCGTCCTCCCAAACCGGATACGCCTGCACCATCATGTCTTGCCCGATTTTTCTCCAGTGTACCCTATCCAGCCGCAGGCATTCCTCGACAAGCGCATAACCCTCTCCCTCCACGGCGGTAGGGGAGGTTCGCCCGCCGATGATGCGCGGCGCGTAGAAAAACACCACTTTATCCACCAGCCTCTTCGCGAACAGGCTGGCTATCAGCGTTCCCCCGCCCTCGCACAGCACGCCGGTTACTCCACGTTGCGCCAGCGACTTCATCAGGGCATTAAGGTCTACCTGCCCTCCTTCGTCGGGCAGTACCTCCACGTCTACTCCCCGCTCCCTCAAACGGGCGATTTTCTCTGGCGGTGCAGATGCAGTGGTGACGATAAGCGTGGGACAATCTTCCACACGCAGCACCTGTGCCTCTTCAGGACAGCGCAGTCGGCTGTCCACAATCACCCGCAGACGATGCAAAGTCTCCTTCATCCGGGGCAGGCGCACGGTCAGCAAAGGGTCATCCTGTAACACCGTGCCGATTCCCACCATCACGGCGTCGTGCCGGGCACGAAGCCGATGCACGAGCCGACGGGCGGGCTCGTCGGTAATCCACTTGCTGTCGCCCGTATGGGTGGCGATTTTGCCATCTAAAGACATCGCCGCCTTGACAGTCACAAAAGGCATCCCCGTTGTATGGTACTTCACGAATATCTCGTTCAGCTGGCGCGCCCGTTCTTCCAGCACACCTACCTGCACCTCGATACCTGCCTTGCGCAGCTTCTCGAAGCCCCTGCCCGCCACCAGGGGGTTTGGATCCTGCATGGCGGCGTACACACAGCGAACCCCTGCCTCAATCAGCGCCTCGGCGCACGGCGGAGTGCGTCCCCAGTGACTGCATGGTTCCAGTGTCACATACAGGGTGGCACCACGTGCGCTCTCGCCAGCGCGTCGCAGCGCTTCTACCTCCGCATGAGGCATCCCCGCCCGCCGATGATACCCCTCGCCCACCACGCGCCCATCTTTGACGAGCACCGCTCCCACCATGGGGTTCGGAGCAGTGTACCCTCGTTGTGCCAGCGACAGCGCACGGCGCATGAATATCTCTTCAAGTGGTACTCTCATCGCGTTTGCCGTCAGAAGATGGCTCGGAAGGCAAGGAAGGAGTCTGTAACAGTTCGTCAATTATCTGTCTGCGCTCATGCACATAGCGTTGTAGTGTTTCGCGTGCATCTATCAAAGCCACCAGCACCAGTGCGGTCACCAGCACCAGCACTCCAACGGAAAACTGCAGAAGACGCAGCAGGCGCGCGCCGCCGCTTGCCTCACCTGCCGACAGCAAAATAGCCTCTTTGAACTGCAGCACCAGAGCCAGCGACAGCAAAAGCACACAGCCAATCAGCCGCACGGTGAAACGTCGGTGCGAGCTGAGACCCCTTCGCACTGCCAGCGCTTCGCGACCGAGAAACACCACGGAGACAATCAGCACAGCTGCAGTCAGCCACACACTGCCTCACACCCTTTCAATTACCTCCCAGACGGCTCTGCGCAGTTCCTCGACGCCTGCCCGCACCCCTTCCGGGTGCCCGAACACCGATGACCCTGCCACCAGCACCCGTGCACCTGCCCGCACCACCATCGGCGTCGTTACCCTGTTGATGCCGCCGTCCACCTCCAGCCACGCTTCACTACCTGCCTCGTCCAGCATGGCGCGGGCATGTGCGATCTTGCGCAGCATTTCAGGGATAAACCGCTGACCCCCGAAACCCGGATTGACCGTCATAATCAGTAACAGGTCGATATCGGGAATGACGTATTCGATGGCACTCAGAGGGGTGGAAGGATTGAGGGAGACGCCCGCACGCGCTCCGCACTCCCGAATCTGCGCCAGCACCCGCTGCAGGTGCACGCACGCCTCGGCGTGGACGGTGATGATGTCCGCTCCCGCCTGCGCAAACTCCTCGATGTAACGCTCCGGCTGAACAATCATCAGATGCACATCGAAAATGGCATCCGAGTGATGGCGCAACGCCCGCACCGTCTGTGCCCCAAAAGTGATGTTCGGCACAAAAACGCCGTCCATCACGTCAAAGTGCAACAGCTCGGCACCCGCTTCACGCGCGGCGCGCGCCGCTTCGGCAAAGTTCGCAAAGTCCGCAGAGAGTAGGGAAGGAGCTATCAGCACACGAGGCGCACTGCTCATGGGCGTACCTCCTCGTGTACCAGCTGGTTATTGAAATAGATACGGAACACAATGTTACGCCCCCGTACCCGAACAGGAACGATGACCTGTTCACCCCCAGTGTGCGGTTCATCCAGAATAGTGTACACCCCGAGAGCGTCCTGCACCTCCAAGCGCACCTGCACCACCTCATTGGGCGCACCTTTTACAGGGATAACCAGCTCGAAGCCCCGCTCCGCTCCCTCTTCAGGTACGGCTGGTAGTGCCGGACCTTTACTGACGACAAGGTCCACCGGCGCGTCCCTGTTCACCTTTTGCTGGGGCGCAGGCGTCTGCGAAAGCACCGTGCCTGCAGGGGCTGTGGGGTGAGACCTCTCCTCGACCTTTCCCACCTGCAACCCTGCCTCTACCAGCCTCTGTCGCGCATCCGCCTCGCTCAAACCCTGAACGTTCGGAACTTCTACCCGACGAGAGCCTTTGCTGACCCACACCTGCACCGGCGCCCCTGCTTTGACAGTCGTGCCCGGTTCAGGCTGCACCAGGTACACCGTCCCTGCGGGGAACTGTTCGTTGTGATCTTCCTGCCGTATGACCAGGTCCAGCCCCGCGTCCTGTGCCAGGCGCCGCGCTTCCACCAGAGGCTTACCCTGCAGGTCGGGAACAGGTACCTCTTTGACCGGACGGGTTATCCAGAATAACACCGCGACGATGGCAATCACCATCAGCCCGGCGAGCACCGTCAGCGCACGAAAAGCGTTCTTGATAAAGCGCATCTCGGTGTCTTCCGTCTCCGCCGGGCGCGTTGAACGGGTGGCGGAAACGGGCTCCATACTTTCCGGCGCGCGCTCCAGCGGCGACCACGACAACGGCTTACCGAAACGCAAAGCGTCATGCACCGCCCGCAGGTCGTGGCGCATCGAGCCCATATCGGGGTAGCGCTGCTCCGGTAGCTTCTGCATCGCCTTCAGCACGATACCCTCCACTGCTCTGGGAACACCCGGATTCACCGCACGCGGGCTGGGGGGAGGGTCCTTCGCATGTCGCAACGCGACTGCCACCGGAGTATCGGCAGGAAATGGCACGCCACCCGTGAGCATTTCAAACAGTATGACACCGAGTGCATATACGTCCGCTGAGGGCGTCACGTGCCAGCCCTCAGAAACCTCTGGCGGCAGGTAAGGCGCCGCGCGAGTCAGCCACGCCGTTTGCGCCAACGGTGAAGCCTGCAACGCGGGTAACAAACCAAAATCGGTAATCTTAATCAACCCTTCCTGCGACACAATAATATTGTGCGGACGCAGGTCTCCGTGTGCTATTCCTGCACGGTGGGCCCCCTCCAGTCCCTCCGCTACCGCAAGAGCGATGTCGACGGCTACCGACAGCGTGAAAGGAGCCACCCGGCGAATACGCTCCTTCAGGTTAATGCCTCGCACGAACTCGGTGACGAGCACCAGCTGCCCTTCATGCTCAGCGACCTGCAGGATGCGAGCGATGCGCGGATGATTGAGAGATGAAGTGGTCAAAAAGCACTGCTTCAATGCATTCATCAACGCGCTATCGTCGGCAAAGGCAGGCAACAGCAGCTTAACGGTAACCAGTGCATTCGTTTCGTGGTCTCTGGCGCGATAGGCGGCGAAGAGGCTTCCTTCCCCCAGTTTCTCCAGCAGCTCATATCGCCC of Bacillota bacterium contains these proteins:
- the hemH gene encoding ferrochelatase, producing the protein MSEWQVLVMAYGTPRTIEEVEPYYTHIRRGRPPTPEQLEDLVRRYQAIGGVSPLQEITLRQAAAVERALRQRGWTGQMYLGMKHWHPFIAEAVEQMARDGVQRAVGVVLAPHYSRMSVGTYIDYAEQAHQQVAPGMELRYVERWGNHPLFIRAVAQKVQEALADWKPQETMVVFSAHSLPERIRQWDDPYERELLDSAQAVARLLELPNWTFAFQSASATGEPWLGPDILERIKEIAQTTTYRQMVFCAIGFVADHLEVLYDLDIEARQKCKSLGVQYRRAASLNDDPLMAEAVADVVLSVMR
- the dapF gene encoding diaminopimelate epimerase; protein product: MVVLPFSKMHGVGNDFVVVAEESVSSLCLSDLARRLCRRRFAIGADGLLVVGRGKSHAVRMRMFNPDGTEDMCGNGLRCVAKWAVVHGLVAGSRFVVETIDGDKQVELLSDGRVKAELGEPHLEPERVPVLAETYPVMNLPVATSRGVIHVTSLSTGSTHSVIFTDSLPDDERFLRDSPLIENHPLFPQRTSVLWTVVESPSRLRMRIWERGAGETLACGTGACAAAVAAQLHGLAGESVEVYSPGGVLYVQWRPGSPVTLTGAAELVFEGCYPLSEVEP
- a CDS encoding riboflavin synthase, coding for MFTGIVRELGKVAQVEASADGARLTIHAPETAPGVQVGDSVAINGVCLTVVRKEGERLWFEAVQETLRRSNLGALKPGDRVNLETALRVGDAMGGHFVQGHVDTTGVVQKLVPQGNAVVMVIGVDREWMRYLVPKGSVAVDGVSLTVVETGASDFSVWLIPHTRKVTTLGLRRVGDEVNVEFDMLAKYIERYLETRREGAGVDMDLLRRTGFVE
- the ribD gene encoding bifunctional diaminohydroxyphosphoribosylaminopyrimidine deaminase/5-amino-6-(5-phosphoribosylamino)uracil reductase RibD produces the protein MRVPLEEIFMRRALSLAQRGYTAPNPMVGAVLVKDGRVVGEGYHRRAGMPHAEVEALRRAGESARGATLYVTLEPCSHWGRTPPCAEALIEAGVRCVYAAMQDPNPLVAGRGFEKLRKAGIEVQVGVLEERARQLNEIFVKYHTTGMPFVTVKAAMSLDGKIATHTGDSKWITDEPARRLVHRLRARHDAVMVGIGTVLQDDPLLTVRLPRMKETLHRLRVIVDSRLRCPEEAQVLRVEDCPTLIVTTASAPPEKIARLRERGVDVEVLPDEGGQVDLNALMKSLAQRGVTGVLCEGGGTLIASLFAKRLVDKVVFFYAPRIIGGRTSPTAVEGEGYALVEECLRLDRVHWRKIGQDMMVQAYPVWEDDSSCSPAS
- the rpe gene encoding ribulose-phosphate 3-epimerase — translated: MSSAPRVLIAPSLLSADFANFAEAARAAREAGAELLHFDVMDGVFVPNITFGAQTVRALRHHSDAIFDVHLMIVQPERYIEEFAQAGADIITVHAEACVHLQRVLAQIRECGARAGVSLNPSTPLSAIEYVIPDIDLLLIMTVNPGFGGQRFIPEMLRKIAHARAMLDEAGSEAWLEVDGGINRVTTPMVVRAGARVLVAGSSVFGHPEGVRAGVEELRRAVWEVIERV
- a CDS encoding protein kinase, translated to MISRVLAGRYELLEKLGEGSLFAAYRARDHETNALVTVKLLLPAFADDSALMNALKQCFLTTSSLNHPRIARILQVAEHEGQLVLVTEFVRGINLKERIRRVAPFTLSVAVDIALAVAEGLEGAHRAGIAHGDLRPHNIIVSQEGLIKITDFGLLPALQASPLAQTAWLTRAAPYLPPEVSEGWHVTPSADVYALGVILFEMLTGGVPFPADTPVAVALRHAKDPPPSPRAVNPGVPRAVEGIVLKAMQKLPEQRYPDMGSMRHDLRAVHDALRFGKPLSWSPLERAPESMEPVSATRSTRPAETEDTEMRFIKNAFRALTVLAGLMVIAIVAVLFWITRPVKEVPVPDLQGKPLVEARRLAQDAGLDLVIRQEDHNEQFPAGTVYLVQPEPGTTVKAGAPVQVWVSKGSRRVEVPNVQGLSEADARQRLVEAGLQVGKVEERSHPTAPAGTVLSQTPAPQQKVNRDAPVDLVVSKGPALPAVPEEGAERGFELVIPVKGAPNEVVQVRLEVQDALGVYTILDEPHTGGEQVIVPVRVRGRNIVFRIYFNNQLVHEEVRP